The sequence below is a genomic window from Clostridium sp. BJN0001.
AATAAATTTTTCTTTTTTCATTTAAACCTCCTTTATTTAATCAATTTTTTAAATATAAACTCAAGTTCATCTAACGTTTCATCATTTCCTTTTTTTATATCATTAACTACACAATGACGCATATGCGAATTTAAAAGTACCCTATTAAATGAATTAAGAGCAGAACTTGCCGCACTTACCTGATTCATTATATCTATACAGTATCTTTCATCTTCTACCATCTTCATTATGCCCCTTACCTGTCCCTCTATTTTCTTTAATCTTACAATTAAATCTTTGTATTCTTTATCATTTCTCTTTGTACTTTTTCCTTTTGATATACACTCCATGCATTTGCATTCTTTATCTTTAATATTAATCGCCTCCTTTTATACCCCCCCTAGGGTATATTTGTATTATAGAATTTTATAAAATAAATGTCAAATATCATTTATTTTATCCTAATAAAAATAAAAATGGCTGCCGCTTATATCGGTCAGCCATTTATTTTTAGGTTCTGCATATAGTCATAAAATTATTCACATTTATTTAAATATAATAGTTCCATCTTTTCCTATATTAATGCTTTTTCCAGATCCAGAAGTATTATCTCCATAAGCATAAATAATATTATTAACATCATAAGGTGAATTAAATGAAACTGGCTTATCAGATAAATTATGAAATACATAAACTTTCTTTCCATCAAGTTCTCTTACATAGCCTAATATTGATTTATTGTCTAATTCAATGTTCTTATATTTTCCAGTTATAAGTTCAGGATTATTCTTTCTTACTGAAATTAAATTCTTATAAAAATTATACATAGAATTATTATCGTTTATCTGTGCATCTAGAGGATTTGTCTTTTTATTCATCATATCAGGTTCCCATGATGTATTCATGCTGTTATCAGAAGTTGACCATATAAAAGGAGTTCTCTTTTGAGGATCTGACCCTCTTCCTTTCATACCTAATTCTTCTCCATAATATATATATGGGTTACCTTTAAGTGTCATATATATGTTAGCTACAAGTCTTGCTTTTTCATCAGTTTTAACCTGTGACATTATTCTGTCCATATCA
It includes:
- a CDS encoding metal-sensing transcriptional repressor translates to MECISKGKSTKRNDKEYKDLIVRLKKIEGQVRGIMKMVEDERYCIDIMNQVSAASSALNSFNRVLLNSHMRHCVVNDIKKGNDETLDELEFIFKKLIK